From one Lolium rigidum isolate FL_2022 chromosome 4, APGP_CSIRO_Lrig_0.1, whole genome shotgun sequence genomic stretch:
- the LOC124647458 gene encoding polygalacturonase QRT2-like: protein MASRKVVLAVLFLLLLFIFPAIAFALTGGMHTESVHRRLGERSVKADTLNDRPVQRHRKLGQETKAPQDAEFNVVSYGAVGNGKTDDTPAFRKAWAAACSSSKPATMLVPKEKEFLVKQTTFSGQCKSSVRFKLDGTLVAPERSSWPKENMNKWIMFNNVDKLTVSGEGTMDGKGEVWWKNSCRIDKNLKCTEAPTALLLSKCNHLKVENIRLLNSQQMHMSVEDCKDVVLKHITIVAPGDSPNTDGIHIARTKDIQVMDCNIKTGDDCMSIETGTENLYASKITCGPGHGISVGSLGDKNSEARVSNITINKAHLIGTTNGARIKSWQGGKGYAKDITFEDIIMDKVKNPIIIDQNYCYMDDPLQPKACKKQTSAVELSNIQFKNIRGTSGTKEAIKLDCSDTIPCHDLVMQDVKLTFSGKGKGATSTCKNAKLKKSDNVIPKTC, encoded by the coding sequence ATGGCATCTCGCAAGGTCGTCCTGGCAGTGCTTTTCCTGCTGTTATTGTTCATCTTCCCGGCAATTGCCTTTGCATTAACAGGCGGCATGCATACAGAGTCCGTGCACCGCAGACTGGGAGAGAGGAGCGTCAAGGCCGATACGCTAAACGACAGACCTGTCCAGCGACATCGCAAACTTGGTCAAGAGACCAAGGCTCCTCAGGACGCGGAGTTCAACGTGGTTAGCTACGGAGCCGTTGGCAATGGCAAAACTGATGACACCCCGGCGTTTCGGAAAGCCTGGGCCGCGGCCTGCTCATCGTCTAAGCCAGCCACCATGTTGGTTCCGAAGGAGAAGGAATTTCTCGTCAAGCAGACCACCTTCTCGGGGCAGTGCAAGTCGAGCGTCAGATTCAAGCTCGACGGAACGTTGGTAGCTCCCGAACGATCATCTTGGCCGAAGGAGAACATGAATAAGTGGATTATGTTTAACAACGTTGATAAGCTAACCGTGTCGGGTGAAGGGACTATGGACGGGAAAGGTGAAGTATGGTGGAAGAACTCGTGCCGAATCGACAAGAACCTCAAGTGTACAGAGGCCCCCACGGCGTTGTTGCTCAGCAAGTGCAATCACTTGAAGGTAGAAAATATCAGGCTCTTAAACAGCCAGCAAATGCATATGTCCGTGGAAGATTGCAAGGACGTAGTTCTAAAGCATATCACGATCGTTGCGCCCGGAGACAGCCCTAATACCGATGGCATCCACATTGCCCGCACGAAGGATATACAAGTCATGGATTGCAACATTAAAACTGGAGACGATTGCATGTCTATCGAGACTGGAACTGAGAACTTGTACGCCTCAAAGATAACATGCGGCCCGGGTCACGGAATCAGTGTCGGAAGCTTAGGTGACAAAAATTCTGAAGCTCGTGTTTCCAACATAACTATCAACAAAGCACACCTTATTGGCACGACGAATGGTGCACGCATAAAGTCGTGGCAAGGAGGAAAGGGATATGCCAAGGACATCACATTTGAGGATATCATCATGGACAAGGTCAAGAATCCAATAATCATTGACCAAAATTATTGCTATATGGACGATCCTTTGCAGCCCAAGGCATGCAAGAAACAAACTTCGGCGGTGGAGCTAAGTAATATCCAGTTCAAGAATATAAGAGGCACGAGTGGGACAAAAGAGGCTATCAAGCTAGACTGCAGTGACACCATCCCATGCCATGATCTAGTGATGCAGGATGTAAAACTTACCTTCAGCGGGAAAGGCAAAGGTGCTACAAGTACATGCAAGAACGCTAAGCTAAAGAAATCAGACAATGTCATTCCAAAAACATGCTGA
- the LOC124708237 gene encoding ASC1-like protein 3 gives MAIRGPDAASFFPLTLLFSLGFFCARFVLDRLVYKPLAVYLFTSKASKLTNDEARQAKIVKFSESTWKLTYYASVQAWVLLIIKQEPWSLDTMQYFDGWPSQPIPSSLRLFYMCQCGFYIYSIFALIAWETRRKDFAVMMSHHVVTSVLIGYAFLTGFFRIGTIILALHDASDVFLETAKLCKYTEKELAASLFFGLFALSWLLLRLIYFPFWIIKTSSYQSIISLRKLDRFPTTLYYIFNTMLLTLLVFHMYWGKLIFLMIMRQLNNKGKVGEDVRSDSEDDD, from the exons ATGGCGATCCGCGGCCCGGACGCCGCCTCCTTCTTCCCGCTCACGCTGCTCTTCTCCCTCGGCTTCTTCTGCGCCCGCTTCGTCCTCGACCGCCTCGTCTACAAG CCGTTGGCGGTGTACCTTTTCACTAGCAAGGCTTCAAAGTTGACGAATGATGAGGCCAGGCAAGCAAAGATTGTCAAGTTCTCAGAGTCTACTTGGAAGCTCACGTACTATGCTTCTGTCCAGGCATGGGTCCTCTTGATAATAAAGCAGGAACCGTGGTCGTTGGACACAATGCAGTACTTCGATGGCTGGCCGAGTCAACCCATTCC GTCCTCGTTGAGACTTTTCTACATGTGCCAGTGTGGGTTTTATATCTACAGCATTTTTGCTCTTATTGCTTGGGAAACACGCAGAAAAGATTTTGCTGTGATGATGTCTCATCATGTAGTAACATCTGTTCTTATTGGATATGCATTTCTGACTGG attttttcgaatcggGACAATTATTCTTGCTTTGCATGACGCGAGTGATGTGTTCCTTGAGACTGCCAAATTGTGCAAGTACACAGAAAAAGAACTAGCAGCTAGCTTGTTTTTTGGGCTTTTTGCTCTATCCTGGCTCCTATTGCGTCTGATTTACTTCCCATTTTGGATAATCAAAACCTCAAG CTACCAGTCCATCATATCCTTGAGGAAGCTGGATAGATTCCCAACGACCTTGTACTACATTTTTAACACAATGCTTCTCACATTGCTTGTGTTTCATATGTATTGGGGGAAActcatatttttaatgataatgAGACAATTGAATAATAAGGGAAAAGTTGGGGAGGATGTTCGATCAG ATTCAGAGGATGACGACTGA